From Bradyrhizobium sp. sBnM-33:
GCACGATTGGTGTTATCTCGAATTGGCCGACCTCGAGGTCGAAGAATTCAACAGCGCAAATCAAGGTCTGTGGACGCGCGGTCTACTGATCCGTCGTCGCATCGCCGATGGTGACCTCGCCTTCTTCACCACCTGGTGCCCAGCGGGAACATCAATTGAAACGCTGATCGCGGTCGAAGGCCATCGATGGGCGATCGAGGACAGCTTTGAAACCGCGAAAAACGAGTTCGGGCTCGATCACAACGAGAGCAGATCCTGGCATGGCTGGCACCGTCACGTGTCCCTGGTGATGCTTGCCTTCGCCATGATGGCCGCGATCCGACATCGAGCTAACCCGCCACCGCCCAAAAAAACAAAACGGCGCCCCCCGGCAAAAGCCAAAACACAACCACGGCGCCGCTGATCCGTTGGTCAATCCAGGAAATCCGCCGCATTGCCATCAGACTCGCTCGAAACCGTATTCAACCCGCACACATCATCGCATGGTCATTCTGGCGTAGAGCTCATCAGGCGGCCGCTCAGCGCGCGCACGTCAAAACAAAAAGGCAACTGTAATGCTAGGGGTGTCCAACTGAAAGGAGGCGTTGCTATGCGCGACGTTTCAACTAAACAGGCCTCCTTAACAGTCGTCGGTATTACCGTCGTTTTGGCTGCCGTGTTCTATCTTGCGACCTTCTTCAAGGCTTGAAGATCCAACCTCCAACGTGGCCGTACCCCTCTCGGTCTATGATCGAGCTGGGGCACCTCCATTACAGCGGGGACTGCTCACCGCGCGGATCGCGTCATCTACCAGCATGACTTCACGGTTGTAGTCCGCGATGTCTACTGACCATTCGCCGACGAGGTTGATCGAATGGTGTTTGTTGCTGCGCTGCATGAGTCCGGTTGTGGCACTTTTCGAACCTGAAGGATCTGGCCTGCGATGCCCGTTGTTGAGGGCAAAGCGGACTTCCCAGCCGCTCGCTCACTTTGGTGCTCAAGACGAGTTCCTGCTGGCTGCCACCGCCCAGAACCTCCGAAAGCTGGCAAAGCTGGTCCCGCTGTCCGCCCCGATGCCGGCCTGATAGCAAACAAGCTCCCGCGCGCCTCTCTCCTCGCGCCACCCAGAACAGCTAAGGCGCCGACTTCTTCAACACAATCGGCACCTTTGAGACATGCCCGCCTGTCCTGAGAACGTCCATTCATCGAGGGAGACCGGAAGTCGCCGTGACCCAAACCGGAAGTCGGCATGCTAACGATAAATGAGAACGGATGAGGCGGCACCTATTGGCTCCGCCTTGTCCTTAAGACCGCGTTTGTCCATTATCGTCGTCATATCCGAAGACGATGCAACCAGGTTCCGCAAGCAGGCTGAGGAAGCCCGTCAGCAAGGAGGCTCGCCATGAACAAACTAGCGTCTGTTGCTTTCGCCGTGGTCCTTTCGGTGGGTTCGCTGGCAAGGGCCGACCAGCCGGGACCGGACTGGATGCCCGCCCAGCAAGTGATCGAGAGGGTTCTCAAGTCGGGTTACACGCAGGTCAGCAAACTTGAAGCCGACGACGGTCGATGGGAAGGCGAAGGCATCAAGAACAGCCAGAAGATGGACTTTCATGCCGACCCGAAGACTGGCGAAATCACATCCGAAAAGCTCGACGACTAAGGGCACCGCCTATTATTGCGTCGAGCATCTTATAAAATCATCCAAATGATTCGATGTTAGGCGGCGCAGAATAGGAATGGCCAAGTCATCAAAACTCGTTGCGGCAAAACGCGGGCGGGTCTTGTTGGTTAGAAGAAGGCGCGACCGGTTATGGATGTTTCCGGGGGGCCGCAGGCGTGGCCGGGAAACGGAGAAAGGTTGCTTGCGCAGGGAAATCCGGGAGGAGCTTCCAAAGCTCAAGCTGGGACGCTTGAAGCTCTGGAAGGAGGTCAAGGCCAAGAACCCCAGATCAGGACGAAAGATGAGCGATGCTATATTTATCGCTGACAAAGCCTCCGGTCGTCTTGCCATCGGTGACAAGAAGGAAATCGACAAGGCGGCGTGGCATAAACCGCGCGGGATCCGATTAACACCGACCTCTCGTTATATCCGCGACAAGCTGTTCCCCAAGCGAGGCTAACTACTTCCGCGTTTGGCACTTTTCGGATCTTCCGAAGCGGCCTGACTATGTCAGTTCATCGCGCCAAAGCAGAGTTCGCAACTGGGCACACCGAAGTCCGAGAGTGGCTACTTTTGAGACATGCTGATGGACTCTGAGAAGGTCCGCTTATCGGGAACGGCCGGAAGGGATCGGCGCCCCGTCAAATCGACGCGAATGATCCAACCCAGACATAGGGTGACGACGCGACGCGCGTCCGTCATTCGCAGGAAGACCCTTGGAGATCTTAGGCAGGGTGAGCGAAAACGGGCTACGGGTCTCCACTGCCGTGCGGACGATTTCTTGCTCCAGCGAGAGTGCGTCCTCCTTCACTTTCGTTCGCGAGCGCGTAGGTAGTTCTTACCATAAGCCCGCAAGCATTAATCCCTACGCGGACCTGGGCGCATTTCGCGCCGGGGCGTGCTACGCCCTATCCCAGCAAATGGGCCAACCACGAGCGCGCACCGTGAATAGCTCACGACGGAACGGAGGATTGAACAATGAAATTGCGCGTAAGATCTTGAGAATTGAGGTGACGGAAAGCGACATTCGAGGCTCCGCTATGGTCAAGAATATGCAGCTTGCTCACATCGCACGCAACTCCGAAGCGGAACATCAAAGGCGCGCCGCTAAAAGCCCAAACGACTTGGCACGTTCCATGCGACAGGAGCAGTGCGGTATGAACGCGCCAAGCCGGATCAGCGGGCCAGCTAAAAAGATTCTCTTAGCGACGGACCTTAGTGCCCGCTGCGACCGCGCACTCTACCGAGCGGCCATGCTTGCAAAACAGTGGCAATCGTCGCTAATCGTCTTGCATGTAGTTGAAGATCGCGACTTGAGCATCCCGGATGAAGCCGGACTGCCGTCGTGGCGACGCCCGCGTGATCCGATCGATACTGCCAGAAAACACCTCCTAGCCGATGTCGACGCACTTCCGGCCCGGCCAGCCGTGCGAGTCGCCGAGGGAAATCCGGTAGAAGCCATTCTAGGCAGTGCCGGCGCGGAAAACTGCGACCTGATTGCAATCGGCGTCGGAAGAGGCGAGTCGCTCGGACATTTCGTATCGGGCAGGACCGCGGATCGACTATTTCGTCGGTCTCGGCTGCCGCTCCTTGTTGTGAAGGGCCGTCCTCGCCGGCCGTACGAAAATATTGTTTTCGCTACCGACCTCTCCGATTCCTCACGCTATGCGCTGGAAACAGCCGCACGCTTTTTCTCTGGACAAAGGCTAACAATCTTTCACGCGTACAGCCCACCGTCCGGGCTGATAACTGAATCAGCGTTGCGTCGACAATATCGTATGGAAGTCGAGCAGGAGGTGCGTGCGTTTTTGGCAGAGGTGGACAAATCAGCGCCCGGTTGGCAACAGCCGCATGTGCTGATCGAGGATGGCGCACCAAATCTTCTGTTGCGCGACTATGTGCGAGACAAAGAGGTGGACCTGTTAGTGCTTGGT
This genomic window contains:
- a CDS encoding PepSY domain-containing protein — protein: MNKLASVAFAVVLSVGSLARADQPGPDWMPAQQVIERVLKSGYTQVSKLEADDGRWEGEGIKNSQKMDFHADPKTGEITSEKLDD
- a CDS encoding NUDIX hydrolase gives rise to the protein MAKSSKLVAAKRGRVLLVRRRRDRLWMFPGGRRRGRETEKGCLRREIREELPKLKLGRLKLWKEVKAKNPRSGRKMSDAIFIADKASGRLAIGDKKEIDKAAWHKPRGIRLTPTSRYIRDKLFPKRG
- a CDS encoding universal stress protein, with the translated sequence MNNEIARKILRIEVTESDIRGSAMVKNMQLAHIARNSEAEHQRRAAKSPNDLARSMRQEQCGMNAPSRISGPAKKILLATDLSARCDRALYRAAMLAKQWQSSLIVLHVVEDRDLSIPDEAGLPSWRRPRDPIDTARKHLLADVDALPARPAVRVAEGNPVEAILGSAGAENCDLIAIGVGRGESLGHFVSGRTADRLFRRSRLPLLVVKGRPRRPYENIVFATDLSDSSRYALETAARFFSGQRLTIFHAYSPPSGLITESALRRQYRMEVEQEVRAFLAEVDKSAPGWQQPHVLIEDGAPNLLLRDYVRDKEVDLLVLGTHGRSAFFEIFLGSVAKAIVDDVPCDALVIRKASAAIET